ACTATAAAAGCTAGGCGGAACCAATGCTGTGCTGAGCCCGGTGCTCCCCGGACTCATTTGCCGGACGGACAGTAACAGGGTATTTAGCAGCTCGCAGCAGCCGCTAATTAATCCTCCGTCTCGTCCCAGATGAAAACCATGATGAGCATCATCTCCAGCGCCTTGTGCCGCCTCACCGGCAGGAGTGTGGTGAGTGGTCCCGGGTTAGCGTTCTGCATGAGGCCGTATCCGAGCCGGGCCGGGCCGTGCTAACCCACAGTTAGCCTCGCGGCTGACCTTGCGAGCGGCTAACGTGGCTAACATTAGCATGTGCCTCGCTGCTTTATCGCTTGTTAAACACTTGGTTTCGCATGTTACTAAGCGGGTTAAAGGCTGGGAACGACCCGGGTTAAATGTGGAGGCGGACATGCCTGAAATCTagcacgtgtttgtgtgtctgtggttgtgtctgtggttgtgtgtctgtggttgtgtatgTGGTGGTTTGGCCTCACGCaggaaaatacataaatactgATCGATATCTGCTTCTAAATTCATCCCAGGCATCAATACATTGACTTTACTGACGAGGTTAAAGTTGGTTCTACTTGTTACATCACTTCAAGTGATCTAACAACAGtacttttatattaaatatacgAAATAATGTCAAAGCTGAGTCTCTCATATGCAGAAATTATAAATTCAATGTAGTTTAACAAAGGAATCAATACATTGACTTTACTGACGAGGTTAAAGTTGGTTTCTACTTGTTACATCACTTCAAGTGATCTAACAGACAGtactttaatattaaatatacgAAATAATATGTTAAATCTGAGTCTCTCATATGCAGAAATTATAAATTCAATGTAGTTTCACTAAGGAATCAATACATTGACTTACGAGGTTAAAGTTGATTTCTACTTGTTACATCACTTCAAGTTATCAAAGCAATACCTTTTATCGTAGTAGAGCAGAATAATAACTGTGAAAGCTTTATTAAAAGTACACAATGCTTCTTATtgctgcatgtgtttgcatgttcagTGAGCCACAGATGAAAGTGGATTATTAGCAGATATTGtgaatctgtattttctttgcTCTGTGTAGTTGGATAGAAGAAGCTGGAGCTGTGGCagcagcatgtgtgtctgtgacgtCAGCGTCTCCACGGCAACGGAAACAATCCATCACACACGAGCTCATATCATTACACAACTCGTGTGTTTGTCATGCACTAATGTTTCATCATCATTCAGTTATCGACACATTTCATAGATTGTGAAACTGGATTTCCTGGTGCCTGTAGAGACTCTGTTGTTGTTCAGCTTTGTGTTGAGTTGTCGCTCCttccctcctgcttcctctccctgtgtgtcttCACTCTcgcacacattacacacacacacacactcgcaacAATCCCTATTTATTTCTTgcttctctcccccctccccctccctctcccccctgaACCCTAGGGAGCTCAGACAGTGTCGGAGGTAAGcagctgatgtttgtgtgtcggcCTCGTCCTACACTTCCTACACTTCCTTCCCTTTGTGTTGTTTCCCAGGAAGCTTCTCTAGACAAACAGGTGCAGCTGAAAGATTTCACTCTGAACGACATTAGATCTCATGAAGAGTTTCCTCTGACCCACAATGCAACCTGTCCATCTCTTACAGTTTGAAGCAGGTCAGAGTTTTTAATCTTTGGATTTAATTTCAAGCAACACCAAGAAATTCTTTAAGCTTAAAAATGAGTTTGCTGGTTCAGTTGCTTTGAACAGGAAGAaagtttcctctttcattccctctctGAACATGTATATCACAACAAATATGAAGTTCAGAATATATGTGTTGGGATGCAGATGTTAATTTCCTCATCTatatatctgtttattttgttatgattTGAATCTTAAAATTGTGACTCAATGTTTTTAGAACAATCTGATACAAGTGTTAAGATGTTGTTCTGCTCCTGGAGTATGAAGCTGACGTGTggacactgtttgtttgtttgtttatttagaaggccccccccattagctctaccctaagacagacttttagtggggtccacatttaagacatacatatagatatcaaacatttaaaacatacattaaattacaagtatcaaaagttaaaatacatttaaataatgatcataccattttatattacagatatcaaaaatttacttagtggttatgcaattttacctttgtcatgatataaaacactgatatatccaattccatagaagcgaaaactgcaaatcatgtaagagaatactacacataccacaCTGTTGGGCCGTGTGTTCCCATGTGTCCTTCTCCATgtagtttctgtttcctctgtcctcgtctcctcgtctcgtTCCCTCTGTCCAGCTCCTCtggctctgctctgattggctcctgtGTTCCCCAGTTGCTGATTGACCTGTCAGAGTACGTCAGTGTAACCTCGCCGTCGTCGCCCGACTCGGCAAAGACCCGGTGGCAACCCCCCGAACCACCACCAGTCAGTTCTAGAGCGCCCGAGGAAGAGTTAGTTAGCCCCCAGAGCGACCAGCTAGACGCACCAGTAAGAACACGACCAGCATCCTCTCTGTCTGACCACTAACAGGGGCCGGGAACCAAATCTAGATTAAAGGAAAATAACCTCTTTAAAATGAGATTATTGACTctgttctctccatctctctgtgatTCGGTCTTTGtccccttttccttttcctcctgaaATGTGTGAATTAACTAAATGAAGAAGTCTTTTAACAGGTGTCACAGATTAACTGAAGAACTCGGACTGCAACTTACACTTGTTTTCATGAATAACAATCTAACGCTTCAAATCTATTATATTTTTAAGATGTGTTGACTTGCAATTTGGACTTCTCAGACGGCATGTGAATAAAAGTctctatataaatattttgaCCCTTAAACCCAGTATTGGAGGATTAAATGAGATTAAAAACCACAGCTTCCTGTTACTGGCCTTCACACATCACAGCTGGAGATGAGTTCTTGTCCACTGTAAACCACTggacccccccccgcccccccgacccTCTGCCTCTCTTCACCCACTaaccctgcagctgctgtgaagaggctctgtctgtctgtctgtgtggaagACTTGTGTCCttttaaatgtaactttgtAATGCTGCAGTGATTTATTTGTGAACTTGatttaatgttttgtgtgtCCTCTTCTCCACCAGGGGGCCAGAGTTGTGGTCTCGCGCTCCTTCGCTGACTTGACCACTCAGGCGACCTTTGACATCAAGGTGCAGTGAAACCTCCCATCAGCATCTTGTGAAGTTTTCTGGTTTTCTGCACATTTTGAAGAAGCTTCTAAAgatgtgttttccttcctcACTGTCGTCTGGAGTAGAAATGCGACCTGCACCGTCTGGAGGAGGGACCCCCGGTGAGGGCGGAGCTGACTCGGGAGCAGGGTCTGCAGTATTACCGCACCATGCAGACTGTGAGACGCATGGAGCTCAAAGCCGACCAGCTGTACAAGCAGAAGATCATCAGAGGCTTCTGTCACCTGTACGACGGACAGGTACCAGCACGCTGACACAGATCACACCCGGTCGTCCTTTGTGCTTCCATGGAACTTCTCTGTTCACTTTTAATTAAATCTTGTGAAGATTGACATGAGAATCAAATGGTAATTTGGACATTCACCAGAAAACAATCTTTGGGAAAAACATACGagacacaaacaagaaaaacgTGTTTGTAGATTATATAAATTGTGCTTTAACTGGTACTGAAATAAAAAGGGGTGGAAATCCGTCCTGTAGTTTGTTTAATCTTTCTCACTAATGGAGACTTGGCAGAACTGATGAAAGGTCCGTTTCCTCTCTCAGGAAGCGTGTGCCGCTGGCATCGAGGCGGCCGTCACGCCCTCTGATCACCTGATCACAGCGTACCGCGCCCACGGGTACACGTACACCCGCGGTGTGGCCGTCAAAGAGATCCTGGCAGAGCTcacaggtgaggaggagctTCGTGAATTCATCTGAGTCTGTGTGGTTTTGATCGAACGCCTGAAGCGGTTCTACACGtcacatttctttgtttctcctcaGGTCGTCAAGGAGGCGTGGCCAAAGGCAAAGGCGGATCGATGCACATGTACGCTCCACATTTCTATGGAGGCAACGGCATCGTGGGAGCTCaggtaacacaacacacacacacacacacagcatgcacAGACACGCAGCTAGTGGCAGATTGTCTGGTGCTCTCCTGGTTGTTGTGGCGCCTGCTCTGACATCATCATTGTTCTGCTGTGATGTGGTCCAGGTTCCTCTGGGAGCCGGCATCGCTCTGGCCTGTCGTTACCAAGGCAACGACCAGATCTGTGTGGCGCTCTACGGAGATGGAGCCGCCAATCAGGTAAGATGACCAGAGACCTCACtttcaaatacacaaaactaTTTCTATATTTTAGGATTTGAAGGAACATCCCCTAAAacattttaagatttatttGTGAGCTTTAATACTTTTAGGGCTTCGTATTGTAATTTCTGTTTGCGTATATATCTTTTTGCATAGTTTACtctgtaaaatattaaagtttaatattaaacaacataaatgcagatacatttttttattattcagggAGACGACTCATTAACTTTCTATTTAGAGATAAAGCTAAAGATTCATTTGAATGTTGAAACTCACTAAACCTTTAATAATATGGAGGCGCTGCTGAATCCCTGCTCCCGTCCTCTCTGGTTCCATCAGGGTCAGATCTTCGAGACCTTCAACATGGCGTCCTTGTGGAAGCTGCCGTGTATCTTCGTCTGcgagaacaacaagtacggcaTGGGCACGTCGGTGGAGAGAGCTGCAGCCAGCACCGACTACTACAAGAGAGGAGACTTCATCCCAGGAATCAGAGTGAGACTCAAACGCCACAcgtgtgaagctgcaggagaagctgcttggatgtgtttattgtatttaagCAGCTCTGAAGTTAGACTCATGCTCActgtacgggggggggggtcctgagGCGGTAgctgcagtgtgtctgtgggCCGTACGCTGCAGCTGGCCTGTCTGGACCTAGACTACAGCAGGAGGCGGACCAAGCCGGCCTGGCAGTAGCAGGTGTGAGCATGCACCCAGCTGCTTGATGCTCATGTATGATactgcacacaaacattcacaggaGCCTCCGAGCTCTCATCAGCGTCGTGGAAACTTCAGCTTCTTCCCTGATGTCCAGtaaggtttgttttgttttgcttgttcTCGTAGGTGGACGGGATGGATGTCCTGTGCGTCAGAGAAGCCACCAAGTTCGCTGCAGATCACTGCCGGTCTGGAAAGGTGAGATGATGAACCAGGGCTTCATTCCCTTTTCTCTCTACCTCTGGACAGATCCTCTCTACTTTGACaggttaaagggactcttacctttgttgcatttttacactttttttggataaggttaaattggtattaataaggtaatgacactctaaaatgcaagacagacccaccaggagtaaaaacaaacaattatttcactctcataatatttagtgaaaacttcaaccaataaaattcttcggaccgaaggaccttattggccgacagcactgtctgtttgctgcatggaaacagacaggaagcccgtctgcttcttgtggcgcattcgggcccgcgtcatcatatgtgaatgtaaatgtatataacttaccgaatccattgctttggtaaacaaaaactcacgtgcgtgcgcggaggcagtagtagtaagtctgcttgtaaataaagtttcttcaaaaaaacaccgcggatgggaacaagggggtggggcattggaggaaggcgggacgatttgaatgtgctgtaattctcaaatgcaacaaaggtaagagtcccttttaAGCAGTTTTTTGAAAAGTACAAAGTCTTCAAAAATgtcctgttgtgtttcaggGTCCCATCATCATGGAGCTGCAGACCTACCGTTACCATGGACACAGCATGAGTGACCCTGGGGTCAGGTGCGTTATCTCTGACACGCTGACCTGTCGCTCCTGAATAGTTTAATTCTCTTATTTTGTTTCTTGAGTTTATTTTCAGCCTCTGGTTCAGCTTCAGGTGTAGAGATGAGACATTAGTTTCCCCTCGTGTCATTTCTTCCTGGTTCCTGTTGGTGATAAACTGGATCCTTTATTCTAACTGTCCTGTCGCCTCGTGCAGCTACCGCTCTCGTGACGAGATCCAGGAGGTCCGCAGCAAGAGCGACCCCATCTCCATGCTGAAGGAGCGCATGTTGAGTAACAACATGGCGTCTGCAGAGGAGTTCAAGGTGACTCTATGTTCTATAGCTGTTCATTTATGTTGGAAAATGGATAAATCAGAAAATTGTTGGTTGGCGAAATATCTTTTTCCGTGAACTATCTGATCTCGAAGTAAAATATCAACTGACAGTGACTCCAGCCTCATGACGCTGTGGTGGTTGTTTTCAGATACTGGCTCGGGTCCAAGaggttttaataaattaaactttcaCGCTGACATTTAATCAAAATAGAAAACTTTCCTTACCTGTCTATCtctttatctgaggtttagAGCTGATACtgaatttctctctctctcttgtcagGAAATTGACCTTGAGATCCGGAAGGTGGTGGAGGACGCCGCCCAGTTCGCCACGTCGGACCCGGAGCCGCCACTAGAGGAGCTCTGCAACCACATCTTccacaacagcccccccctggaGGTCCGCGGGACAAACCCCTGGTCCAAACTCAAGTCCATCAGCTagacctcctcccccccacccacacccacaaaCAGTCCGACCTTCTGACCTTCAGGGGTAGAACCTCCTCCCAGAGAAACAttcagcccccccctctccaccgtAGATCCCAGCATTCCGCACCTCGACGGGACCTGAAACCtcagtgttatttatttttgagtttTACATAGAAATATTTAAGATTTGAAAGATGTTCTTAGTGCACTGTGTGTACTTTTAAAGATGACTACACAGATATTAAATACTGCAGGGGCTAGTATACGCACAGAAGCTACACTTTACGTTTTGAACTTTAGTTTTGTCAATGTCATATATATGTGTTACATATTCTATATGTATCCAGCATCCTTAGCTGCCTGGCTTATAAATGTTCAGAAACAAATCTAATACTCATctgtctttgtcctttttgaattcattttattgtttttaaaaaccgcACAGGACAAGAAGAGCCATGaggttaaatatatatttattgagttgaGTGAGAGTTTAAGgaaaatttaaattattgttgAGCACTGAAGTCAGCCTGTATTTATTCCTCTTATATGCACtactttatattttctgtttccagGACATGAGTTTTACGAGTCTGTTTCTTTCCTCATGTAAAGAAAAGCACTTGGTGCCAGATGATATTtatgttacattttatttttggggGAATGTGACGGTTTTAAAACGCAGcagaagaaaatgtattttctttctggTTCCTCACGATGTTTAAGTGACTGGATCAGATGTGAAGCTTTACTTGACCATGGATGAGTTGATGATCTGAACGACTGTtgagactgaaataaaaaagttatgaGTGGAAACGTCTCAATTTCTTTTGTACATATTAATATCAGCAGCTACAAAATAGTAAAAACTTAATTGTGcttttgaatgttttaaatgtatgtaCAGCTGACTTACTGAGAAATATTTACTATAAGTGATAGAGTTCAGGTTATGAAGCAATATTACTATGAAACCATCAATAAAGAAGTGAACAATGAACTATCAGAGTTGTTTTCTTCCTTCAGCCACTAGAGGTCAGCACCGGACAGGAATCATCAGA
The genomic region above belongs to Limanda limanda chromosome 20, fLimLim1.1, whole genome shotgun sequence and contains:
- the pdha1b gene encoding pyruvate dehydrogenase E1 subunit alpha 1b isoform X2; this translates as MKTMMSIISSALCRLTGRSVLLIDLSEYVSVTSPSSPDSAKTRWQPPEPPPVSSRAPEEELVSPQSDQLDAPGARVVVSRSFADLTTQATFDIKKCDLHRLEEGPPVRAELTREQGLQYYRTMQTVRRMELKADQLYKQKIIRGFCHLYDGQEACAAGIEAAVTPSDHLITAYRAHGYTYTRGVAVKEILAELTGRQGGVAKGKGGSMHMYAPHFYGGNGIVGAQVPLGAGIALACRYQGNDQICVALYGDGAANQGQIFETFNMASLWKLPCIFVCENNKYGMGTSVERAAASTDYYKRGDFIPGIRVDGMDVLCVREATKFAADHCRSGKGPIIMELQTYRYHGHSMSDPGVSYRSRDEIQEVRSKSDPISMLKERMLSNNMASAEEFKEIDLEIRKVVEDAAQFATSDPEPPLEELCNHIFHNSPPLEVRGTNPWSKLKSIS
- the pdha1b gene encoding pyruvate dehydrogenase E1 subunit alpha 1b isoform X3 yields the protein MKTMMSIISSALCRLTGRSVGARVVVSRSFADLTTQATFDIKKCDLHRLEEGPPVRAELTREQGLQYYRTMQTVRRMELKADQLYKQKIIRGFCHLYDGQEACAAGIEAAVTPSDHLITAYRAHGYTYTRGVAVKEILAELTGRQGGVAKGKGGSMHMYAPHFYGGNGIVGAQVPLGAGIALACRYQGNDQICVALYGDGAANQGQIFETFNMASLWKLPCIFVCENNKYGMGTSVERAAASTDYYKRGDFIPGIRVDGMDVLCVREATKFAADHCRSGKGPIIMELQTYRYHGHSMSDPGVSYRSRDEIQEVRSKSDPISMLKERMLSNNMASAEEFKEIDLEIRKVVEDAAQFATSDPEPPLEELCNHIFHNSPPLEVRGTNPWSKLKSIS
- the pdha1b gene encoding pyruvate dehydrogenase E1 subunit alpha 1b isoform X1; translation: MKTMMSIISSALCRLTGRSVGAQTVSELLIDLSEYVSVTSPSSPDSAKTRWQPPEPPPVSSRAPEEELVSPQSDQLDAPGARVVVSRSFADLTTQATFDIKKCDLHRLEEGPPVRAELTREQGLQYYRTMQTVRRMELKADQLYKQKIIRGFCHLYDGQEACAAGIEAAVTPSDHLITAYRAHGYTYTRGVAVKEILAELTGRQGGVAKGKGGSMHMYAPHFYGGNGIVGAQVPLGAGIALACRYQGNDQICVALYGDGAANQGQIFETFNMASLWKLPCIFVCENNKYGMGTSVERAAASTDYYKRGDFIPGIRVDGMDVLCVREATKFAADHCRSGKGPIIMELQTYRYHGHSMSDPGVSYRSRDEIQEVRSKSDPISMLKERMLSNNMASAEEFKEIDLEIRKVVEDAAQFATSDPEPPLEELCNHIFHNSPPLEVRGTNPWSKLKSIS